A region of Thermovibrio ammonificans HB-1 DNA encodes the following proteins:
- the pdxA gene encoding 4-hydroxythreonine-4-phosphate dehydrogenase PdxA, giving the protein MGPEVLLKSVEFLGSLNLPVVVFGSFKVLEFYARLLGLENPFRPVDSPPGEPGLYLLESCSPFEFEPGRVGLGSGKAQVEFLERAVEWAKAGFLRALVTLPINKEAARLGGLNFPGHTEFFAHAFRVEEFAMMLANRRLKVALVTTHVALADVPRLITKKAVLSKLLLLNRYFPGKRIAVTGLNPHAGEGGLFGREELEEIGPAVKEAVARGVKAFGPFPADTLFPKAAAGEFDVVLAMYHDQGLVPVKLLGFGQTVNVTLGLPVVRTSVDHGTAYDIVGKGVADPGSFRHAVELALELS; this is encoded by the coding sequence ATAGGGCCTGAGGTTCTCCTCAAATCTGTAGAGTTCCTCGGGTCCCTTAACCTTCCCGTTGTTGTTTTCGGTTCCTTTAAGGTTTTGGAGTTCTACGCCCGGCTTCTCGGCCTTGAAAATCCCTTTCGTCCGGTTGATTCTCCGCCGGGTGAGCCCGGGCTTTACCTCCTTGAGAGCTGCTCCCCTTTTGAGTTTGAGCCCGGCAGGGTGGGGCTCGGCTCCGGAAAGGCTCAGGTTGAGTTCCTCGAAAGGGCCGTGGAGTGGGCGAAGGCGGGATTCTTAAGGGCTCTTGTAACTTTGCCGATAAACAAGGAGGCGGCAAGGCTCGGCGGCCTTAACTTTCCCGGTCACACCGAGTTCTTTGCCCACGCCTTCAGAGTTGAAGAGTTCGCCATGATGCTTGCGAACCGCAGGCTGAAAGTTGCCCTTGTAACCACCCACGTTGCCCTTGCAGATGTTCCGAGGCTCATCACGAAAAAGGCGGTTCTCTCAAAGCTGCTACTCCTTAACAGGTATTTTCCCGGCAAGCGTATAGCCGTTACAGGGCTTAACCCCCACGCAGGTGAGGGCGGGCTTTTCGGCAGGGAAGAGCTTGAGGAGATAGGGCCGGCTGTAAAGGAAGCGGTTGCAAGGGGAGTTAAGGCTTTCGGCCCTTTCCCGGCCGATACTCTGTTTCCCAAGGCGGCCGCCGGGGAGTTTGACGTTGTTCTTGCGATGTATCACGACCAGGGCCTTGTTCCAGTGAAGCTCTTGGGTTTTGGCCAAACGGTTAACGTTACGCTGGGCCTTCCGGTTGTGAGAACGTCGGTAGACCACGGAACGGCTTACGATATTGTGGGTAAGGGAGTTGCCGACCCGGGTAGTTTTCGCCACGCCGTTGAGCTCGCCCTCGAGCTTAGTTAA
- a CDS encoding bifunctional 3,4-dihydroxy-2-butanone-4-phosphate synthase/GTP cyclohydrolase II, which produces MVKGRYPLDRVEEAIEDIKKGRMVVVVDDPNRENEGDLVLAAEKVTPEAINFMTKYGRGLICLALPEERCDQLGFEPMTLKPTDPKETAFCVSVDAHPKFGTTTGISAFDRAITIKRAVAPDAKPEDFVKPGHVFPLRARKGGVLKRSGHTEAAVDLARLAGLYPAGVICEIMDEDGTMMRLPKLIDYARRHGLKIISIADLIEYRMKSESLIRREAEANLPTVYGLWKIYAYTSLVDGKEHVALVMGDIKEDEPVLVRVHSECLTGDVFGSLKCDCRSQLHRAMEMIAEEGKGVIVYLRQEGRGIGLVNKIKAYHLQDHGFDTVEANEKLGFPADMRDFGIGAQILRDLGVRKMRLMTNNPRKLIGLEGYGLEIVERVPIEVGVCEYNIGYLKTKKEKLGHLLNLQEESDAGAGEGVSGSGGDKERGRGD; this is translated from the coding sequence GTGGTTAAAGGGCGCTATCCCCTCGACAGGGTAGAGGAGGCCATAGAGGATATAAAAAAGGGGCGTATGGTTGTTGTTGTAGACGACCCCAACAGGGAGAACGAAGGCGACCTCGTTCTTGCCGCCGAAAAGGTTACCCCCGAGGCCATAAACTTTATGACGAAGTACGGCAGGGGGCTCATCTGCCTTGCCCTTCCCGAGGAGCGGTGCGACCAGCTCGGCTTTGAGCCTATGACCTTAAAGCCCACCGACCCTAAAGAGACCGCCTTCTGCGTTTCGGTTGACGCCCACCCCAAGTTCGGCACCACAACCGGTATATCGGCCTTCGACAGGGCGATAACCATAAAACGGGCGGTTGCCCCCGACGCAAAGCCCGAAGACTTTGTAAAGCCCGGACACGTTTTCCCCTTGAGGGCCCGTAAGGGAGGCGTTTTAAAGCGCTCCGGCCACACGGAGGCCGCCGTAGACCTTGCCAGGCTTGCAGGCCTTTATCCTGCAGGCGTTATCTGCGAGATAATGGACGAAGACGGCACGATGATGCGCCTTCCCAAGCTCATAGACTACGCAAGACGACACGGCCTCAAGATAATCAGCATTGCAGACCTAATTGAGTACCGGATGAAGAGTGAGAGCCTTATAAGGCGCGAGGCGGAAGCCAACCTGCCAACCGTTTACGGCCTGTGGAAGATATACGCCTACACCTCTTTGGTTGACGGCAAGGAGCACGTTGCCCTCGTTATGGGAGATATTAAAGAGGACGAGCCCGTGCTTGTGAGGGTTCACTCTGAGTGCCTTACCGGCGACGTTTTCGGCTCCCTTAAGTGTGACTGCCGCAGCCAGCTCCACCGGGCAATGGAGATGATAGCCGAAGAGGGAAAGGGCGTTATAGTCTACCTCCGTCAGGAGGGCAGGGGCATAGGCCTTGTGAACAAGATAAAGGCCTACCACCTTCAGGACCACGGTTTTGATACCGTTGAGGCCAACGAGAAGCTCGGCTTCCCCGCCGATATGAGGGACTTCGGCATAGGGGCCCAAATACTCCGGGATTTGGGCGTGAGGAAGATGAGGCTTATGACCAACAACCCCCGTAAGCTCATCGGTTTGGAGGGTTACGGCCTCGAAATCGTTGAGAGAGTGCCGATAGAGGTAGGTGTTTGCGAGTATAATATTGGCTACCTGAAAACCAAGAAAGAAAAACTGGGGCACCTTTTAAACCTTCAGGAGGAAAGTGATGCAGGAGCAGGAGAGGGCGTTTCAGGTTCCGGAGGAGATAAGGAGAGGGGTAGAGGAGATTAA
- the clpP gene encoding ATP-dependent Clp endopeptidase proteolytic subunit ClpP, translating into MEEILNQFVPIVIEQTGRGERAYDIYSRLLKDRIVMLGTPIDDHVANLIVAQLLFLEAEDPEKDIYLYINSPGGVVTAGLAIYDTMQYIKPDVVTICMGQAASMGAVLLAAGAKGKRFALPHARIMIHQPLGGFQGQATDIEIHAKEILRLKRMLNEILAKHTRQPVEKVEQDTERDYFMSAEEAKEYGLIDKVLTRRGG; encoded by the coding sequence ATGGAAGAGATTCTCAACCAGTTCGTTCCCATAGTTATCGAGCAGACCGGAAGAGGTGAGCGGGCCTACGACATCTACTCCAGGCTCTTAAAAGACCGTATAGTTATGCTCGGAACTCCGATAGACGACCACGTTGCGAACCTCATAGTGGCTCAGCTGCTCTTTTTAGAGGCCGAAGACCCCGAAAAGGACATCTACCTATACATAAACAGCCCGGGAGGAGTTGTAACGGCAGGCCTTGCCATCTACGACACCATGCAGTACATAAAGCCCGACGTTGTTACCATCTGCATGGGGCAGGCTGCGAGTATGGGGGCGGTTCTCCTTGCCGCCGGGGCTAAGGGCAAGCGCTTTGCGCTCCCCCACGCAAGGATAATGATTCACCAGCCCTTGGGAGGCTTTCAGGGGCAGGCTACCGACATTGAGATTCACGCTAAGGAGATTCTCAGGCTTAAGAGGATGCTCAACGAGATACTTGCCAAACACACCCGCCAGCCTGTTGAGAAGGTGGAGCAGGACACAGAGCGCGACTACTTCATGAGTGCCGAGGAGGCCAAGGAGTACGGCCTTATAGACAAAGTCCTTACCAGAAGGGGTGGTTAA
- a CDS encoding RelA/SpoT family protein — MRSCKEIIDKVKEYREHFNRELIEKAYNFAKEKHKGQYRKSGEPFFSHPAEVAYILAELRMDVPTIVAGLLHDTVEDTDTTIEEIEREFGSEVAFIVKGVTKLEGYRFTSKEEADAESFRNLLISLAEDIRVLIVKLADRLHNMRTLEHMKRESQLRNAKETLTIYAPLANRLGMYRIKNELEDLSLKYIDPEAYAEIERKVKEVKRRLLPYLEDVIETVKRELERNGIKGDIQWRIKHIYGIYRKMVTKGIPFEEVYDVAGIRVITDTVANCYQVLGIIHSIWTPVPGRIKDYIAVPKPNMYQSLHTTVVGPKGQFIEFQIRTWKMHQVAEFGIAAHWKYKEGGGRLDESEKERFLWLRNLLEWVKEEKDPKEFIDSVRTDLYNENIYVFTPKGDIKTLPVGATPVDFAYAVHTSVGHRCRAAKVNGKLVPLNYRLQSGDRVEIITGNVERPSRDWLDFVKTSKARHAIRSFLRKEENERARKIGESLLDKAVRRLSEKSLATLSAEPGILERIRSLGYSNLSALLVDVGYGKVDPDYAARRLLGLPVEVKKKRKTASAHSSIAITVDGIDNVAVKLATCCHPLPGDRVVGVVNTGEGIVIHTENCIVARQIAESAPGKVVRVDFLPTDRTYPAKVRISVIDQPGMLAAITATVAKHNINIRDLTTKLVSGRGVIDLLLDVRSREELQQLLNALRSIKGVITAKRIVREKAPASSR, encoded by the coding sequence ATGAGGAGCTGCAAGGAAATTATAGATAAAGTTAAGGAGTACCGAGAGCACTTCAACAGAGAGCTGATAGAGAAGGCCTACAACTTCGCCAAGGAGAAGCACAAAGGTCAGTACAGGAAGTCCGGAGAGCCCTTCTTCTCCCACCCGGCGGAGGTTGCCTACATCCTTGCAGAGCTCAGGATGGACGTCCCCACCATTGTTGCCGGCCTGCTTCACGATACCGTTGAGGATACCGACACCACCATAGAGGAGATAGAGAGGGAGTTCGGCTCCGAAGTGGCCTTTATAGTTAAAGGGGTTACAAAGCTCGAAGGTTACAGGTTCACCTCTAAGGAAGAGGCCGATGCCGAGAGCTTTCGCAACCTCCTCATCTCCCTCGCCGAAGATATAAGGGTTCTGATAGTGAAGCTTGCAGACAGGCTCCACAACATGAGAACCCTTGAACACATGAAAAGGGAGAGTCAGCTGAGAAACGCCAAAGAGACCTTAACCATATACGCCCCCCTTGCCAACAGACTCGGTATGTACAGGATAAAGAACGAGCTTGAAGACCTCTCCCTGAAGTACATAGACCCCGAAGCCTACGCCGAGATAGAGCGGAAAGTTAAAGAGGTAAAGAGGCGCCTCCTTCCCTACCTTGAAGACGTTATAGAGACCGTAAAGAGGGAGCTGGAGAGAAACGGCATAAAGGGGGATATCCAGTGGCGGATTAAGCACATCTACGGCATTTACAGAAAGATGGTTACAAAGGGCATCCCCTTTGAAGAGGTTTACGACGTAGCCGGTATAAGGGTAATAACCGACACCGTTGCCAACTGCTACCAGGTGCTCGGGATAATCCACAGCATCTGGACACCGGTTCCCGGCAGGATAAAGGACTACATAGCCGTTCCGAAGCCCAACATGTACCAATCCCTCCACACAACCGTTGTGGGCCCCAAAGGGCAGTTTATAGAGTTCCAGATAAGAACCTGGAAGATGCACCAAGTTGCCGAGTTCGGTATCGCCGCCCACTGGAAGTACAAAGAGGGCGGGGGCAGGCTCGACGAGTCGGAGAAGGAGAGGTTCCTCTGGCTCAGGAACCTGCTGGAGTGGGTGAAAGAGGAAAAAGACCCGAAGGAGTTCATAGACTCTGTAAGAACAGACCTCTACAACGAGAACATCTACGTTTTCACCCCCAAAGGAGACATAAAGACCCTGCCGGTAGGGGCAACTCCCGTTGACTTTGCCTACGCCGTTCACACCTCTGTGGGCCACAGGTGTAGGGCTGCGAAGGTTAACGGCAAGCTCGTTCCCCTCAACTACCGGCTCCAGAGCGGCGATAGGGTAGAGATAATAACCGGTAACGTGGAGCGGCCCAGCCGCGACTGGCTGGACTTTGTGAAAACCTCCAAGGCCCGCCACGCCATCCGCTCCTTCCTCAGAAAAGAGGAAAACGAGAGGGCCCGCAAAATCGGCGAAAGCCTCCTTGACAAGGCGGTTCGCCGGCTCTCGGAAAAGAGCCTTGCAACTTTAAGTGCCGAGCCCGGAATCCTCGAGAGAATCCGCTCTCTCGGCTACTCCAACCTCTCTGCTCTCCTTGTAGATGTGGGCTACGGCAAAGTGGACCCGGACTACGCCGCAAGGCGGCTCTTGGGCCTTCCCGTTGAGGTTAAGAAGAAGAGGAAAACAGCTTCCGCCCACTCTTCGATAGCCATAACCGTAGACGGCATAGATAACGTTGCGGTAAAGCTTGCGACCTGCTGTCACCCCCTTCCCGGCGACAGGGTTGTGGGCGTTGTAAACACCGGGGAGGGAATTGTTATCCATACCGAGAACTGTATAGTTGCCCGCCAGATAGCAGAGAGCGCACCCGGTAAGGTGGTAAGGGTAGATTTCCTCCCCACCGACCGCACCTACCCGGCCAAGGTGAGGATATCGGTTATAGACCAGCCGGGAATGCTCGCCGCAATTACCGCCACGGTTGCAAAACACAACATAAACATCAGGGACCTTACAACGAAGCTCGTTTCCGGCAGGGGCGTTATAGACCTGCTCCTGGACGTTAGGAGCAGGGAGGAGCTTCAACAGCTCCTAAACGCCCTCCGCTCCATAAAGGGCGTAATCACCGCAAAGCGGATAGTAAGGGAGAAGGCTCCCGCCTCAAGCCGCTAA